A segment of the bacterium genome:
GTACGGGGCGCCCCGCGCGGACGGCGCGCTTTTCGCCCGCCCGCGGCCGTTTCGCCGTCCCGAAACGGCGCGGCGGCCGTTCGACTCGGCGCGCCGCCGGGCCGAAGATGAAAGCGCAGGCGACGACGAGGAACGGAACGATGACGAACGGCGAGCGGGGACGAACGGCGATCGGCGTGATCGGCTGCACGGCGGCCGGGCTGCGCCTTCTCGACGGCTTCCACGGCGGGCGGAGCGTGCGCGTCGTCGGCGCGGCCGATCCGGACGTCGGCGCGCTGGGGCGCGTGCTGCGGCGCGGCGCGGCCGCGGCGGTGACGACGCGGCGGGAGGCGGTGCTGCGCGATCCGCTGCTCGAGGCGCTCGTCGTCGCCGTGCCGCTGCCCGAGCGCGCGGCCGCGGTCCGCGCCGCACTCGAGGCGGGAAAGCACGTCCTCGCCGCGCCGCCGATGGCGGCGAGCGGCGAGGAGGCGCAGGCGCTGGTGGACGAGGCGACGCGGCGCGGCCTGGTGCTGCGCGCGGCGCACGAAGCGCGGCGCGACGCGCCGTTCCTGCTCTTCCTCGAGCGGTGCGCGGCCTGCGGCGCCGCGCACGTGGACGTCGACGCGCGCCGCTGCGGCCTCGCCGATCCCGACGTCTTCGCCGAGGCGGTCGCCGAACTCGCCGCCGCCGCGCTCGCGGCGCTCGACCACGCGGCCGCGCTGAAGGACGCGCGCCGCGACGGCGCGGGAAGCGCGTTCCTCGCCTTCGAGTCCGCGGACGGGCGATCGGCGCACGTCCGCCTCGCGCCGGCGCTCGACGCCGACGAGACGCGAGCCGTCGCCGTCGGCGCCGACGGGCGGGCGGTCGAGCTCGCGCAGGACGTGCGCGGCGCTTCGGTGCGCTTCGGAACGCCGAGCGGCGCGGCGCCCCGCGGCGGGCTGGTGCCCGACGAGGCGCCGCGGCGCGCGGTCCACGCCGACGCGGCGTGGTTCGCGTCGTTCGTTCCGGCGTCGGCCGTCGCCGACGCGTTACTCGACGCGATCCGGTCCGGCGAGCGCGGGCCGGACCTTCTCGGCGTCGCGGCGGCGCGCGCCGCGGCGGCGCTGCGCGGCTGACGCCGCGCGCTCGCGCGGCGAACGCCGAAACGAAGCCGCGGCGCGCGCACGAAGCGAACGCGAAGACGAGGCCGCGGCGCACGCACGAGGCGTACGTGGAAACGAGGCCGCGGCGCGAGAGACGGACGAGGGAGAGCGCGGCGCCGCCCCGCGTCCAAGCGGCGGCGCCGCGCGGCCCTTCAGTGCCTGATCGGCAGCAGCGGCGGGTGCGTGTAGACGACGCCGTGCGCGCGGAGCGCCGCCGCGACGTCGTTCTCCGTGGCCGCCACGGCGGCCATGTAGTCCGGCTCGACCAGCGGAATCGCCTGCTGCAGCGCGAGCAGCGACAGGTCGCGCACGAACGGCCGCAGTTGGTCGGTCGGCAGGCCCGGATACTCGTAGG
Coding sequences within it:
- a CDS encoding Gfo/Idh/MocA family oxidoreductase — its product is MTNGERGRTAIGVIGCTAAGLRLLDGFHGGRSVRVVGAADPDVGALGRVLRRGAAAAVTTRREAVLRDPLLEALVVAVPLPERAAAVRAALEAGKHVLAAPPMAASGEEAQALVDEATRRGLVLRAAHEARRDAPFLLFLERCAACGAAHVDVDARRCGLADPDVFAEAVAELAAAALAALDHAAALKDARRDGAGSAFLAFESADGRSAHVRLAPALDADETRAVAVGADGRAVELAQDVRGASVRFGTPSGAAPRGGLVPDEAPRRAVHADAAWFASFVPASAVADALLDAIRSGERGPDLLGVAAARAAAALRG